Proteins encoded in a region of the Rhizobium sp. CC-YZS058 genome:
- a CDS encoding transporter substrate-binding domain-containing protein has protein sequence MSLKTLLAAACLTLAALTSAHADEAVLRIGTEGAYPPFNFIDAKGELSGFDVDIAKTLCKEMKRQCSFVAVPWVEIIDGLEQNKYDLIVASMAYTEERAKRIAYSDPYYRSHAVFIGDTQRFTETTPEALAGARIVAGEGTMHADYLDKVYAARSTVLHAKDQPEAQAMLEQGKADLLLADAIDLMSFLENTKNTGFDFIGDPVTNDLLQSTSHITARKSDTALLGEVNAALKRIRLNGSYDQVNDTYFPFSIY, from the coding sequence ATGTCGCTGAAAACCCTGCTTGCCGCCGCCTGCCTGACCCTTGCCGCCCTGACGAGCGCCCACGCCGATGAGGCCGTGCTGCGAATCGGGACGGAAGGGGCCTATCCGCCCTTCAACTTCATCGATGCCAAGGGCGAGCTTTCGGGCTTCGACGTCGATATCGCCAAGACGCTCTGCAAGGAGATGAAGCGCCAGTGCAGCTTCGTCGCCGTTCCCTGGGTAGAGATCATCGATGGCCTCGAGCAGAACAAGTACGATCTGATCGTGGCCAGCATGGCCTATACGGAAGAACGGGCCAAGCGCATCGCCTATTCCGATCCCTATTACCGCTCGCACGCCGTGTTCATCGGCGATACGCAGCGCTTCACCGAAACGACGCCGGAAGCGCTCGCCGGGGCGCGGATCGTCGCCGGCGAAGGCACGATGCATGCCGATTATCTCGACAAGGTCTATGCGGCGCGCAGCACGGTGCTGCATGCCAAGGACCAGCCGGAGGCGCAGGCCATGCTCGAACAGGGCAAGGCAGACCTGCTTCTCGCCGATGCGATCGACCTGATGAGCTTCCTCGAAAACACCAAGAACACCGGCTTCGATTTCATCGGCGATCCGGTCACCAACGATCTGCTGCAGAGCACCTCGCACATCACCGCCCGCAAGAGCGATACCGCTCTGCTCGGCGAGGTGAATGCGGCGCTGAAACGCATCCGCCTCAACGGCAGCTACGATCAGGTCAACGACACCTATTTCCCCTTCTCCATCTATTGA
- a CDS encoding L,D-transpeptidase, with amino-acid sequence MSAQPLSRRLLLVGFASSALASCSASLPRSAPVPQAVRRPIVPPTQEELMVMYGPVEDGGFLIPAVPFQRIDPRFYRQRVIDPTGEAPGTVVVDTPSRLLYVVEPGGTAMRYGVGIGREGFAWQGEGVIHWRQAWPRWKPPNEMVARQPSLARYSIENGGMEPGLKNPLGARALYIFQNGQDTLYRLHGTPEWNSIGTATSSGCVRLMNQDVIDLYTRVPYKARIVVRQ; translated from the coding sequence ATGTCCGCTCAACCTCTCTCGCGCCGGTTGCTTCTCGTCGGCTTTGCTTCCTCGGCCCTTGCCTCCTGCTCGGCCTCGCTGCCGCGTTCGGCGCCGGTGCCCCAGGCCGTTCGCCGGCCGATCGTGCCGCCGACGCAGGAAGAGCTGATGGTGATGTATGGGCCGGTCGAAGATGGCGGCTTCCTGATTCCGGCCGTTCCCTTCCAGCGCATCGATCCTCGCTTCTACCGCCAGCGCGTGATCGACCCGACCGGCGAGGCGCCGGGCACCGTGGTCGTGGATACGCCGTCGCGCCTTCTCTATGTCGTCGAACCCGGTGGCACGGCCATGCGCTACGGGGTCGGCATCGGCCGCGAGGGCTTTGCCTGGCAGGGCGAAGGCGTGATCCACTGGCGCCAGGCCTGGCCGCGCTGGAAGCCGCCGAACGAAATGGTGGCCCGCCAGCCTTCGCTCGCCCGGTATTCCATCGAGAATGGCGGCATGGAGCCGGGCCTGAAAAACCCGCTCGGCGCCCGCGCGCTCTATATCTTTCAGAACGGCCAGGACACGCTCTATCGTCTCCATGGAACACCGGAATGGAATTCGATCGGTACGGCCACCTCATCCGGCTGCGTGCGGCTGATGAACCAAGACGTGATCGACCTTTATACCCGCGTTCCCTACAAGGCGCGGATCGTCGTGCGTCAGTAA
- a CDS encoding DUF2256 domain-containing protein yields the protein MAKMVRKGDLPTKICATCGRPFTWRKKWARDWDAVRYCSDRCRDKRAAQDKPSPSNGAGKA from the coding sequence ATGGCCAAGATGGTGCGCAAGGGAGATCTTCCGACGAAGATCTGCGCCACCTGCGGCCGTCCGTTCACCTGGCGCAAGAAATGGGCGCGGGACTGGGACGCGGTGCGCTATTGCTCCGACCGCTGCCGCGACAAACGTGCGGCGCAGGACAAGCCCTCCCCTTCGAACGGCGCCGGCAAAGCCTGA
- a CDS encoding DUF1328 domain-containing protein has translation MLYYALVFLVVAIIAGVLGFGGIAGASAGIAQILFFLFLAFLVISLVAGLMRRT, from the coding sequence ATGCTTTACTACGCACTTGTTTTCCTGGTTGTTGCAATCATTGCCGGCGTTCTTGGCTTCGGCGGCATCGCAGGCGCATCGGCCGGCATTGCACAAATTCTGTTCTTCCTGTTCCTGGCCTTCCTGGTCATTTCCCTGGTCGCCGGCCTGATGCGCCGGACCTGA
- a CDS encoding FAD-binding oxidoreductase, which translates to MKADVVVLGAGIVGLSTAIHLARRGKSVLLVDRRGVGEETSFGNAGLIQREGVVPYGFPHDFGALFRYALNNTIDAHYHVKALPGLVPFLIRYWWNSGFTQHQRIARLYAPLIENSITEHDDLIKASGADNLIQRDGWMKVFRTEKARDEAYREAERLSAGFGVHHQKLSSSEIKTIEPSIRAELAGGLRWSDPWSIRDPHSLNKAYLSYFQSLGGQIVAGDAATLEHVLEGPGWRVASPDGPIEAMEVVVALGPWADTVTRKLGYRFPLAVKRGYHMHYGSQEGAQLNNWVLDAEKGYFLAPMLRGIRLTTGAEFATRDAPKTPVQLDRAERVAREFYPLAERRDPEPWMGARPCTPDMMPIIGKAPRHQGLWFAFGHAHHGMTLGPVTGRALAELMTGDRTVVDLGPYRPERFLA; encoded by the coding sequence ATGAAGGCGGATGTGGTCGTTCTTGGAGCAGGGATCGTCGGACTATCGACCGCGATCCATCTCGCGCGGCGCGGAAAGTCGGTCCTGCTGGTCGATCGCCGCGGCGTCGGTGAGGAAACCTCCTTCGGCAATGCCGGGCTCATCCAGCGCGAGGGCGTGGTGCCCTATGGCTTCCCGCATGATTTCGGCGCGCTGTTCCGCTATGCGCTCAACAACACGATCGACGCCCACTATCACGTCAAGGCCTTGCCGGGGCTCGTGCCCTTTCTCATCCGCTACTGGTGGAATTCCGGCTTCACCCAGCACCAGCGCATCGCGCGGCTCTATGCACCGCTGATCGAGAACTCGATCACCGAGCATGACGACCTGATCAAGGCCTCGGGCGCCGACAATCTGATCCAGCGCGACGGCTGGATGAAGGTGTTCCGCACAGAAAAGGCGCGTGACGAGGCCTATCGCGAGGCCGAGCGGCTTTCCGCCGGCTTCGGCGTCCACCATCAAAAACTGTCCAGCAGCGAGATCAAGACGATCGAGCCCTCGATCCGCGCCGAGCTGGCCGGCGGCCTGCGCTGGAGCGACCCCTGGTCGATCCGCGACCCGCACAGCCTGAACAAGGCCTACCTCTCCTATTTCCAGTCGCTCGGCGGGCAGATCGTTGCCGGCGACGCAGCGACGCTGGAGCATGTTCTCGAAGGGCCCGGCTGGCGCGTCGCTTCGCCGGATGGACCGATCGAGGCCATGGAGGTGGTCGTGGCCCTCGGCCCATGGGCGGATACCGTCACGCGCAAGCTCGGCTACCGCTTCCCGCTCGCCGTCAAGCGCGGCTACCATATGCATTATGGATCGCAGGAGGGGGCGCAGCTCAACAACTGGGTTCTGGACGCCGAAAAGGGCTATTTCCTCGCCCCCATGCTGCGCGGCATCCGGTTGACGACCGGCGCGGAATTCGCAACGCGCGATGCGCCGAAAACGCCGGTGCAGCTCGATCGTGCCGAGCGCGTCGCCCGCGAGTTCTATCCGCTGGCTGAGCGGCGCGATCCCGAGCCCTGGATGGGCGCCCGCCCCTGCACGCCGGACATGATGCCGATCATCGGCAAGGCGCCGCGGCACCAGGGCCTGTGGTTCGCCTTCGGCCATGCCCATCACGGCATGACGCTCGGTCCCGTGACCGGACGGGCACTGGCGGAACTGATGACCGGCGACCGCACGGTCGTCGATCTCGGCCCCTATCGTCCGGAGCGCTTCCTCGCCTGA
- a CDS encoding TIGR02588 family protein, whose amino-acid sequence MAGKQSKRVSRNPHWIEWATGAASTILVLSLIAVIAYHGVAARGATAELSVALTTTRSTAQGFELSFIVVNGGKQTAAGVPVTGRLLKDGEPVEEREVTFDYVPAQSRAEGALLFANDPSLYELELRASGYRDP is encoded by the coding sequence ATGGCCGGCAAGCAAAGCAAGCGCGTCTCGCGCAACCCGCACTGGATCGAATGGGCGACCGGGGCTGCCTCGACGATTCTCGTCCTGAGCCTGATTGCAGTCATCGCCTATCATGGTGTCGCCGCGCGCGGTGCGACGGCCGAGCTTTCGGTGGCGCTGACCACCACCCGCAGCACGGCGCAGGGGTTCGAGCTGTCCTTCATCGTGGTGAACGGCGGCAAGCAGACCGCCGCCGGCGTGCCGGTCACCGGCCGCCTGCTGAAGGACGGGGAGCCGGTAGAAGAGCGGGAGGTTACGTTCGACTATGTGCCTGCCCAGTCGAGAGCGGAGGGTGCGCTGCTCTTTGCCAACGATCCCTCCCTCTATGAGCTGGAACTGCGCGCCTCGGGATATCGAGACCCGTAA
- a CDS encoding TIGR02587 family membrane protein, protein MSETAQGAHDARDDGFEASEFLVGLGRGLAGALLFALPMQMTMEMWDLGHAMDRWRLLALMLLAIPLLVGIAHGIGFERTFTWREGMRDAMVAFALGIVASGLILALFGLLDARDSLNDIVGKIAVQAVPAGIGALLGRSQLGSGGEEEAEEDEPGMSYGSELFMMAVGALFLNLNMAPTEEMVLISYIMTPWHALLTILCSIAVMHGFVYAVSFKGGQSLEADTPWWHALIRFTLPGYAIALLISLYSLWSFGRLDDAGSMPVLMSMIVLGFPGAVGAAAARLIL, encoded by the coding sequence GTGAGCGAGACGGCGCAGGGCGCACATGACGCGCGAGACGACGGGTTCGAGGCCAGCGAATTCCTCGTCGGTCTTGGCCGCGGGCTGGCCGGCGCGCTGCTTTTCGCGCTCCCCATGCAGATGACCATGGAAATGTGGGATCTTGGCCATGCCATGGACCGCTGGCGCCTTCTGGCGCTGATGCTGCTCGCCATCCCGCTTCTCGTCGGCATTGCCCATGGCATCGGTTTCGAGCGCACCTTCACCTGGCGCGAGGGGATGCGGGATGCGATGGTCGCCTTCGCCCTCGGCATCGTTGCCAGCGGCCTGATCCTGGCGCTGTTCGGCCTTCTCGATGCGCGCGACTCGCTGAACGACATCGTTGGCAAGATCGCGGTTCAGGCGGTGCCGGCTGGCATCGGCGCCTTGCTCGGCCGCAGCCAGCTCGGCAGTGGCGGCGAGGAAGAGGCGGAGGAGGACGAGCCCGGCATGAGCTATGGCAGCGAGCTGTTCATGATGGCGGTCGGCGCGCTGTTCCTCAATCTCAACATGGCGCCGACCGAGGAGATGGTGCTGATCTCCTACATCATGACGCCGTGGCATGCCCTTCTCACCATCCTCTGCTCCATCGCCGTCATGCATGGCTTCGTCTATGCCGTGTCCTTCAAGGGCGGGCAGTCGCTGGAGGCGGATACGCCCTGGTGGCACGCCCTTATCCGGTTCACCCTGCCGGGTTATGCGATCGCCCTCCTCATCAGCCTCTATTCACTCTGGAGCTTCGGGCGGCTGGACGATGCCGGGTCCATGCCGGTGCTGATGTCTATGATCGTTCTTGGTTTTCCCGGTGCGGTCGGTGCCGCCGCCGCCCGGCTCATCCTGTGA
- a CDS encoding BON domain-containing protein: MIEKTTRREEDYRDYEERDIGEGWPYADGVSGPETKIENAGYGETAESFDETGNPGFQPSDESAHFGKGGPSILTDDPGSDSNDDAIEDTIANALEDHEIETSGVEIKVRRGVAELSGFVETMEDRRAVEELVYRTAGISAVRNGLTTQAVDAGIPTDWND, encoded by the coding sequence ATGATCGAGAAGACAACCCGCCGCGAAGAAGACTACCGCGATTACGAGGAGCGCGACATCGGCGAAGGCTGGCCCTATGCCGACGGCGTTTCCGGCCCGGAGACGAAGATCGAGAACGCCGGCTATGGCGAGACCGCTGAATCGTTCGATGAAACCGGCAATCCCGGCTTTCAGCCGAGCGATGAAAGCGCCCATTTCGGCAAGGGCGGCCCGAGCATCCTGACGGACGATCCGGGGTCCGACTCCAATGACGACGCGATCGAGGATACGATCGCCAACGCGCTGGAAGACCACGAGATCGAAACCTCCGGTGTCGAGATCAAGGTCCGTCGCGGTGTGGCCGAGCTGTCCGGCTTCGTCGAAACCATGGAAGACCGCCGCGCTGTCGAGGAGCTGGTCTACAGAACCGCTGGTATCTCGGCCGTTCGCAACGGACTGACGACCCAGGCTGTGGATGCCGGCATTCCGACCGACTGGAACGATTGA